A part of Maridesulfovibrio hydrothermalis AM13 = DSM 14728 genomic DNA contains:
- a CDS encoding beta-ketoacyl-[acyl-carrier-protein] synthase family protein, with product MHLQRVVITGMGAVSPFGCGVENLWNGLTEGRSGIIRLEELDGIGGLRPRIGGKAGNINAKAIPRKFRRTMSDLSIFASLAALEAIKQAGVTPKMLSSGRTGLSAGSTTGSVQAMEHFFSVYINQHSTDGVRSTEFFKIMNHSCAANLAQFLGISGRVVSASAACSTGCQNIGIAAETIATGRQDMMLCGGTDELHPLTIGTFDILEAASVSGENDPASASRPFDAARDGIVCSEGAGILVLESYDSAKKRNVEILAEISGFSSLCDNSNMASPSPDAIAKCMKQAVADSKISPENIDYINAHATGTIQGDASEAAAIASTFTTAPPTSSLKGHLGHTMAASGAIETIATVRMMREKIIIPTANLSRPADECAKINNVLHLEKRKITYALKNNFALGGINTSLVLRSCND from the coding sequence ATGCATTTACAACGGGTAGTCATCACCGGAATGGGCGCGGTTTCGCCTTTCGGATGCGGTGTGGAAAATTTATGGAACGGGCTGACAGAAGGACGCTCCGGTATTATCCGCCTTGAAGAGCTTGACGGGATTGGCGGTCTGCGCCCCCGCATAGGAGGTAAAGCCGGAAACATAAATGCCAAAGCCATACCCCGCAAATTTCGCAGGACCATGTCCGATCTTTCCATTTTCGCATCCCTTGCTGCACTCGAAGCAATCAAACAGGCCGGAGTTACTCCCAAAATGCTGAGTAGCGGCCGCACAGGACTGTCCGCAGGCTCCACCACAGGAAGCGTTCAGGCCATGGAGCATTTCTTTTCCGTATATATCAATCAACACTCAACTGACGGGGTGCGCTCCACTGAATTTTTCAAAATCATGAACCACAGCTGCGCCGCCAATCTGGCCCAGTTTCTGGGCATCAGCGGGCGGGTTGTGTCTGCCTCTGCGGCCTGCTCCACAGGATGCCAGAACATAGGCATTGCAGCGGAAACTATCGCCACCGGCAGGCAGGATATGATGCTCTGCGGAGGTACTGACGAACTGCATCCCCTAACAATCGGCACTTTCGACATTCTTGAAGCCGCTTCAGTTTCAGGGGAAAATGATCCGGCCTCAGCTTCACGCCCCTTCGATGCGGCCCGTGACGGCATCGTCTGTTCGGAAGGAGCCGGAATACTGGTTCTGGAAAGTTATGACTCCGCCAAAAAACGAAATGTTGAAATACTTGCAGAAATTAGCGGATTTTCTTCTCTCTGTGATAACAGCAACATGGCCTCACCCAGCCCTGATGCAATTGCCAAATGTATGAAGCAGGCTGTTGCGGACAGTAAAATTTCACCTGAAAATATCGATTATATAAATGCCCATGCCACTGGAACCATCCAAGGTGATGCCTCCGAAGCAGCTGCAATTGCAAGTACATTCACAACCGCTCCGCCGACAAGCAGCCTTAAGGGGCATCTAGGCCACACTATGGCAGCCAGCGGGGCCATAGAAACAATTGCCACAGTCCGTATGATGCGGGAAAAAATCATCATCCCCACTGCAAACCTTTCCCGCCCGGCTGACGAATGCGCAAAAATAAACAACGTCTTGCATTTAGAAAAAAGAAAAATTACATATGCCCTGAAAAACAACTTCGCCCTTGGCGGCATAAATACATCGTTAGTTTTGAGGAGCTGCAATGACTGA
- a CDS encoding radical SAM/SPASM domain-containing protein, whose translation MNSNRCWGSPFSGLEIDSALKDNRLLTAELELSRVCDLRCIYCYASSGDKLPDELSYTEILDAIAQCKNLGTRKIIILGGGEPMLYPRIMDVIRHIHGQGLGIELFTNGTRITPETAAEFYSLKVEPVVKFNSLDPETQDHLAGKKNAHKNIRNGLENLLEAGYAKGDIPFGAQTIICQQNFDEIPEMWRWLRSRNIIPYFETITDQGRAKENEVLAVPSEKAGILFKELSRIDRDEFGIIWEPKPPVAAFSCKRHLYSCTITTTGEVIPCPGVDIPAGNIRTKPLAEIIAGSEVFQNLRNIRETIKGSCKSCELSSECYGCRGMAHHVNGDYLSTDPLCWRAKE comes from the coding sequence ATGAACAGTAATCGCTGCTGGGGCAGTCCTTTTAGCGGGCTGGAAATTGACTCTGCCCTGAAAGACAACCGGCTTCTGACAGCGGAGCTTGAACTGAGCAGGGTATGCGATCTGCGCTGCATTTATTGCTACGCTTCCTCCGGTGATAAACTTCCCGATGAACTTAGCTATACTGAGATATTAGATGCAATTGCGCAGTGTAAAAATCTCGGAACCAGAAAGATCATTATCCTTGGCGGGGGTGAGCCGATGCTCTACCCCCGTATCATGGATGTGATCCGGCACATCCACGGGCAGGGACTCGGAATTGAACTGTTCACGAACGGAACACGCATAACACCTGAAACAGCCGCTGAATTTTATTCTCTGAAAGTTGAACCGGTTGTAAAATTCAACAGCCTTGATCCGGAAACGCAGGACCATCTTGCTGGGAAAAAAAATGCGCACAAGAATATCCGGAACGGCCTTGAGAACCTGCTTGAAGCCGGATACGCAAAAGGCGATATTCCGTTTGGTGCTCAGACTATTATCTGCCAGCAGAATTTCGATGAAATACCGGAAATGTGGCGCTGGCTGCGCTCCCGCAATATTATCCCTTATTTCGAAACCATCACCGATCAGGGGCGGGCCAAAGAAAATGAAGTTCTGGCTGTCCCGTCAGAAAAAGCCGGAATCCTTTTTAAAGAATTGTCCCGCATAGACCGGGATGAATTCGGCATTATCTGGGAACCGAAACCGCCTGTTGCTGCGTTCAGCTGCAAGCGTCATTTATACTCCTGCACCATCACCACCACGGGCGAAGTGATCCCCTGTCCCGGTGTTGATATTCCTGCCGGAAACATCAGGACCAAACCTCTTGCTGAAATCATTGCCGGCAGTGAAGTTTTCCAAAATCTGCGCAACATCCGTGAAACCATCAAAGGCAGTTGCAAAAGCTGTGAATTAAGCTCTGAATGCTACGGATGCAGGGGCATGGCTCATCACGTAAACGGGGACTACCTCTCCACGGACCCGCTTTGCTGGCGGGCAAAGGAGTAG
- a CDS encoding beta-ketoacyl-[acyl-carrier-protein] synthase family protein, which yields MAVTGIGAISVLGSTLLEISDSLKNGRSGIVIDNTRAKLGFESPLTGKIKDFDPKDWLGRKQRKTMPDYAVQAYAASRQALDQSGLSERDLQSDETGLIFGCDSSCIAALEQVDLLKKRGETALIGSGAVFRSMTSCITMNLNALFKTRGAAWTISSACSSGGHAVGQAFNLIASGQQERVICGGAQEINWQSMCSFDGLGAFSSNIAHPAQASRPFDEKRDGLVPSGGAAAIVLERYELAEARGADILGTIAGYGFSSDGGHISVPGKNGLARAGAKAIKQADLSVADIDYICAHATATPAGDAAEIENIRTLFKGSNPNISSTKSMTGHELWMSGASQVVYTVLMNMGGFTAPNINFAAGSDETKGLKIIPETVYEPPRNALLNSAGFGGTNSCLILKF from the coding sequence GTGGCAGTAACCGGAATAGGGGCCATCTCGGTTCTGGGTTCAACTCTTTTGGAAATAAGTGATTCCTTAAAAAACGGACGTTCCGGTATCGTAATTGATAACACACGGGCAAAACTTGGCTTTGAAAGCCCGCTTACCGGAAAGATTAAAGATTTCGACCCTAAAGACTGGCTCGGCAGAAAACAGCGTAAAACCATGCCCGATTATGCAGTGCAGGCTTATGCTGCATCCAGACAGGCACTTGATCAGTCCGGACTTTCTGAAAGGGATCTGCAAAGCGATGAAACCGGACTTATTTTCGGATGTGATTCCAGCTGCATAGCAGCTCTTGAACAGGTTGATCTGCTCAAAAAACGGGGCGAAACCGCGCTCATCGGCAGCGGAGCGGTCTTTCGCTCCATGACTTCCTGCATTACCATGAATCTGAATGCTCTTTTCAAAACCCGCGGTGCTGCGTGGACTATCAGCTCCGCCTGCTCAAGCGGCGGGCACGCTGTTGGACAGGCATTCAACCTTATCGCATCAGGGCAGCAGGAAAGGGTAATTTGCGGAGGAGCGCAGGAAATAAACTGGCAGTCCATGTGCAGTTTTGACGGGCTGGGAGCTTTCTCATCCAATATTGCACACCCGGCTCAGGCCAGCCGTCCTTTTGATGAAAAACGGGACGGACTTGTGCCCAGCGGCGGCGCAGCGGCAATTGTGCTGGAACGGTACGAACTTGCCGAGGCCCGCGGGGCAGATATCCTCGGGACAATTGCCGGATACGGGTTTTCCTCCGATGGAGGGCACATTTCAGTTCCTGGGAAAAACGGATTAGCCAGAGCCGGAGCAAAAGCCATCAAGCAAGCGGACCTTTCAGTTGCGGATATCGATTATATCTGCGCCCATGCCACCGCCACGCCGGCAGGTGACGCAGCTGAGATTGAAAATATCCGTACCTTATTTAAAGGAAGCAACCCGAATATATCCTCAACAAAATCCATGACAGGACACGAACTCTGGATGTCCGGCGCAAGTCAGGTTGTTTATACTGTACTCATGAACATGGGCGGATTCACTGCGCCTAATATAAATTTTGCAGCAGGCAGTGATGAAACGAAAGGACTCAAAATCATACCTGAAACAGTTTACGAACCGCCACGCAATGCTCTGCTTAACTCGGCGGGATTCGGCGGCACCAACTCCTGTCTGATTCTTAAATTCTGA
- a CDS encoding phytoene desaturase family protein: MKNYQHIIVGGGVSGMTAALLLAKQGKKTALVEAFPVLAPTIRGFNRRGVHFETGVHLLGGLGERQPLDIYFRHLGISEDLKKIPFEPDGYDCFRYEQTGREIRMPIGYKRLRSTLCSAFPKEATAVKTYLDKIKSIFDSSPYLNFEKSFSLESIVHTETGTLQEFLDSITDNQQLKDLLCYHTLLYGTTPEEAMLATHALVAGSYFTSSHTVEGGGLAIVKSFQNRLGKAGVDIYTGHKVSLINSGSDKSFKSVILSDKTELAAKSCIWTAHPAGLIDCTPDDAFRPVFRRRIKELQESPSAIALFGTAGEPIKELQRKNIYLWPGGRYSEILSGQTDLADNAIFISANQSLSGNGKQTISAIAPYSFAKFKKWADSDQHNRPAQYLEFKSRIIHRFEQEVFKRCPELRGRVEFIDSATPLTIKDYCSTPYGSMYGAAHTVSQYNPLPMTKIKGLLLAGQSILAPGILGAVVSAYLACGISCGHDKIHEELRCIYNG, from the coding sequence ATGAAAAATTACCAGCACATAATAGTCGGCGGCGGCGTATCCGGCATGACTGCGGCACTCCTTCTGGCAAAGCAGGGAAAAAAAACAGCACTGGTCGAAGCCTTCCCTGTACTTGCCCCCACTATCCGGGGTTTCAACCGCCGGGGTGTTCATTTCGAAACAGGCGTACACCTGCTAGGCGGGCTGGGTGAAAGGCAGCCTCTTGATATTTATTTCAGGCATCTTGGAATTTCCGAAGATCTTAAAAAAATCCCCTTTGAACCGGACGGCTATGACTGCTTCAGATATGAACAGACAGGCAGAGAAATTCGCATGCCCATCGGCTATAAAAGGTTGCGCAGCACCCTATGCTCCGCTTTTCCCAAGGAAGCGACAGCCGTTAAAACTTATCTGGACAAAATCAAATCCATCTTCGACTCCTCACCATACCTGAATTTTGAGAAATCATTCTCACTTGAGAGTATCGTACACACTGAAACCGGCACACTACAGGAATTCCTTGATTCCATCACTGATAATCAACAGCTTAAAGACCTGCTGTGTTATCACACCCTGCTCTACGGAACCACGCCGGAAGAAGCCATGCTTGCAACCCATGCCCTTGTTGCCGGATCATATTTCACCTCATCCCACACTGTAGAAGGCGGCGGACTGGCAATAGTTAAATCATTCCAAAACCGGCTGGGCAAAGCCGGAGTGGATATTTACACGGGACACAAAGTCAGCCTGATTAACAGCGGGTCCGACAAAAGCTTCAAATCAGTAATCCTTTCAGATAAAACGGAACTTGCTGCAAAGTCATGTATCTGGACCGCCCATCCGGCAGGACTTATCGACTGCACACCCGATGATGCATTTCGTCCTGTTTTCAGACGCAGAATAAAAGAGCTTCAGGAAAGTCCTTCGGCTATAGCCCTGTTCGGAACAGCCGGTGAACCTATAAAAGAATTACAGCGTAAAAACATATACCTCTGGCCCGGAGGCAGGTACTCCGAAATTCTATCAGGTCAAACCGATCTTGCAGACAACGCAATATTTATATCGGCAAACCAGAGTCTAAGCGGCAACGGAAAGCAGACGATTTCAGCCATTGCCCCTTACAGTTTCGCTAAATTCAAAAAATGGGCAGACTCCGACCAGCATAACCGGCCGGCGCAATACCTTGAATTCAAATCCAGAATTATCCATAGATTTGAACAGGAAGTATTCAAACGCTGCCCCGAGCTGCGCGGCAGGGTTGAGTTCATAGACTCCGCCACCCCGCTGACCATCAAAGATTATTGCAGCACCCCCTACGGAAGTATGTACGGCGCAGCCCATACTGTTTCCCAGTACAACCCGCTTCCCATGACCAAGATTAAAGGTCTTCTCCTTGCGGGACAGAGTATTCTTGCGCCGGGCATTCTGGGAGCCGTTGTTTCAGCTTATCTGGCCTGCGGTATCAGTTGCGGACATGACAAAATTCACGAGGAGCTTAGATGCATTTACAACGGGTAG
- a CDS encoding sensor domain-containing diguanylate cyclase, which produces MGINTGTYHNIGNSYEKGSNAALLSAIARSAEELTSGKGWPDGVHDLLETLGRTTGVSRVWIFQTIKITETHITQNYTFEWAAAPKHKQLGMPMFSMFTNAIDRPGYRDLIQSRMRGEWQKVVTDQLEQDWLRDNLEAQKIKSMLTIPIIVEDEWWGTLGFDDCDRAYDWSDVEIALLKTAGDLISNAVLRDRLSAKRKQFAILKQLTASSVWEFDFNTGQIWCSPEVLHSVPVPTDNIRFSLHNALRLIHQGDRRKLITAAKIYMKGSLERVFRFDMRLFTDCGDLRWVELIGNIRKNKNGRPTQLAGILIDISQRKREEDRLREEAVTDPLTGVTNRRMFEHKLQEHIDYSVNEGRIFSLLFFDIDRFKQLNDTYGHQVGDKGLCHVTKVCEKILRPNDTLARLGGDEFALILPETDENTVRKIGERIRRKIEATRFKTKGKEYSLTVSVGLATSEGQLTTPARIIETADVALYQAKQTGRNKVVSLTECCSKG; this is translated from the coding sequence ATGGGAATAAACACGGGGACATATCATAACATAGGCAACTCTTACGAAAAAGGCTCAAACGCCGCCCTTTTATCTGCCATTGCCCGCAGTGCTGAAGAACTTACTTCAGGCAAAGGATGGCCTGACGGAGTTCACGACCTGCTGGAGACTTTGGGCCGGACCACCGGAGTGAGCCGGGTCTGGATTTTTCAAACCATCAAAATAACCGAAACCCACATCACTCAGAATTACACCTTTGAATGGGCCGCAGCACCAAAGCATAAACAACTGGGCATGCCCATGTTCAGCATGTTTACCAATGCAATTGACCGGCCCGGTTACCGGGATCTGATCCAAAGCAGAATGCGCGGAGAATGGCAGAAAGTTGTTACAGACCAGCTTGAACAGGACTGGCTGCGTGATAATCTGGAAGCACAAAAAATAAAATCCATGCTGACCATTCCGATCATAGTCGAAGATGAATGGTGGGGAACCCTCGGCTTTGATGACTGCGACCGCGCCTACGATTGGTCTGATGTTGAAATTGCTCTCCTGAAAACGGCTGGCGACCTTATTTCAAATGCAGTTCTAAGAGACCGCTTAAGCGCAAAACGTAAACAGTTTGCTATCTTAAAACAGCTCACGGCCAGCAGTGTCTGGGAATTTGACTTCAACACTGGACAAATCTGGTGTTCACCAGAAGTGCTGCATTCAGTTCCGGTCCCGACTGACAACATCCGCTTTTCCCTGCACAACGCTCTGCGCCTCATTCATCAAGGTGACCGCCGAAAACTTATTACAGCCGCAAAAATATACATGAAAGGTTCTCTTGAACGCGTTTTTCGCTTCGACATGCGCCTGTTTACGGACTGCGGCGACCTGCGATGGGTAGAACTTATCGGAAATATACGCAAAAACAAAAATGGCCGCCCAACTCAGCTTGCCGGAATTCTGATTGACATCAGCCAGAGGAAACGCGAGGAAGACCGCCTGCGTGAAGAAGCCGTCACTGATCCGCTTACCGGAGTTACGAACCGGCGTATGTTTGAACACAAACTTCAGGAGCATATCGATTATTCCGTAAATGAAGGACGCATTTTCTCCTTACTTTTCTTTGACATAGACAGATTCAAGCAACTTAATGACACCTATGGTCATCAGGTGGGGGATAAAGGCTTATGCCACGTAACAAAGGTGTGCGAGAAAATCCTGCGCCCGAACGATACCCTTGCCCGTCTTGGCGGAGATGAATTCGCACTTATCCTGCCGGAAACAGATGAAAATACCGTTCGCAAAATAGGCGAACGAATCCGGAGAAAAATAGAGGCAACCCGGTTTAAAACCAAAGGTAAAGAATATTCTTTAACCGTCAGCGTAGGCCTTGCAACAAGCGAAGGACAGCTTACAACTCCGGCACGTATAATCGAGACGGCAGATGTAGCCCTTTATCAAGCAAAACAAACCGGCCGCAACAAAGTAGTTTCATTAACTGAATGCTGCTCGAAAGGCTGA
- a CDS encoding phosphopantetheine-binding protein → MTDQKIIKRINAALAEEFELEIDELVPEAMFKEDLDLDSLDAVDMVIVLEQEFNIKIKKDETFKSIRSLGDLHAFILAKKDEAR, encoded by the coding sequence ATGACTGATCAGAAAATAATTAAAAGAATTAACGCCGCTCTGGCGGAAGAATTTGAACTTGAAATTGATGAACTTGTGCCCGAAGCCATGTTCAAAGAAGATCTGGATCTGGACAGTCTGGATGCTGTGGATATGGTTATTGTGCTGGAACAGGAATTCAATATCAAAATTAAAAAAGATGAAACTTTCAAATCAATACGCTCTCTTGGTGACCTGCACGCTTTTATTTTAGCCAAAAAGGATGAAGCCAGATAA
- the fabG gene encoding 3-oxoacyl-ACP reductase FabG, with amino-acid sequence MSQIALITGASKGIGAAISLQLAKDGYNIWLNYRSDDEGAEKVAAAIRAKGQECTLLKFDVADEEAAENVLGPLLEKEVPYIVVNNAGFARDSIMMMMDSNDWNSVLQVHLNGFFNVTKPVVSRMLRKRTGRIINIASTSGETGVAGQTNYCAAKAGLIGATRSLAMEVAKRNILVNAVTPGFIETDMLSKLPVDQIKAQIPLKRLGSPEEVAGVVSFLCSDKASYITGQTIAVNGGIYT; translated from the coding sequence ATGTCGCAAATTGCATTAATTACCGGAGCAAGCAAAGGGATCGGCGCGGCTATCTCGCTGCAACTTGCTAAAGACGGATATAACATCTGGCTTAATTACCGCAGTGATGATGAGGGGGCAGAAAAAGTTGCTGCCGCCATTCGCGCCAAAGGGCAGGAATGCACCCTCCTGAAATTTGATGTTGCAGATGAAGAAGCTGCGGAAAATGTACTTGGCCCGCTCCTTGAGAAGGAAGTGCCCTACATTGTGGTCAATAATGCAGGTTTCGCACGCGATTCGATCATGATGATGATGGACAGCAATGACTGGAACAGTGTTTTGCAGGTTCACCTCAATGGCTTTTTTAATGTGACCAAACCAGTGGTATCCAGAATGCTGCGCAAAAGAACCGGACGCATTATTAATATCGCCTCAACATCGGGCGAAACGGGCGTTGCAGGCCAGACCAACTATTGCGCAGCTAAAGCCGGACTCATCGGAGCTACCCGTTCACTTGCCATGGAAGTGGCCAAACGCAATATTCTGGTCAATGCAGTCACTCCCGGCTTTATCGAAACCGATATGCTTTCAAAACTGCCCGTAGATCAGATTAAAGCGCAAATCCCCTTGAAACGGCTGGGATCTCCCGAAGAAGTTGCCGGAGTTGTATCATTTCTCTGTTCCGATAAAGCGAGCTACATCACAGGGCAGACTATCGCTGTAAACGGCGGCATTTACACTTAA
- a CDS encoding lysophospholipid acyltransferase family protein → MLSILKLIWINTGIYISLLSWTGLSIIISPVCYLFFTKILRREKPETLRKMIWYYGWTCSRLMSLFVDIKWPEQKELPSPCIIVANHESFFDPYLVSFQPDQNICMAVRNWPFKIPFYGFYMRLAGYINVESDDLDNIKNQATKALAENASLMFFPEGTRSRDGSLGRFHSGPFHIAMETGIPIVPLCISGSYKLLPRESMILRPSKVRGLILDPVYPDKYKDKQNAHIELRRAVKEIMVAGIENLKKDEWK, encoded by the coding sequence ATGCTCTCCATACTCAAACTTATCTGGATTAATACCGGAATTTATATATCTCTGCTAAGCTGGACAGGGCTGAGTATTATCATTTCACCCGTTTGCTATCTGTTTTTTACCAAGATTTTAAGGCGGGAGAAACCTGAAACACTGCGAAAAATGATCTGGTACTACGGCTGGACCTGCTCAAGACTCATGAGCCTTTTCGTTGATATTAAATGGCCGGAGCAAAAAGAACTTCCTTCGCCATGTATCATCGTAGCCAACCATGAGTCTTTCTTTGACCCGTATTTAGTTTCATTTCAGCCGGATCAAAACATCTGCATGGCAGTGCGCAACTGGCCTTTCAAAATTCCTTTTTATGGATTTTATATGCGCCTTGCCGGATATATTAACGTAGAAAGCGATGACCTCGACAATATCAAAAATCAGGCGACGAAGGCTCTTGCGGAAAATGCGTCTCTTATGTTTTTTCCGGAAGGAACAAGAAGCAGAGACGGCAGCTTAGGGCGTTTTCATTCCGGTCCGTTTCACATTGCAATGGAAACGGGGATTCCCATTGTTCCGTTATGCATTTCAGGCAGCTATAAACTCCTGCCCAGAGAAAGCATGATTCTACGACCTTCAAAAGTCAGAGGCTTAATCTTAGATCCGGTCTACCCTGATAAGTACAAAGATAAGCAAAATGCACATATTGAATTGCGTCGGGCTGTTAAAGAAATTATGGTCGCTGGTATTGAGAATTTGAAAAAGGATGAATGGAAATAG